gcaggtggggctcgttagccgtggcaggcaatctgcctaggagagcaaactccgaacaacaaacccgggcaggtgaggttcgttagccgtggtaggcaattcacctaggagagcaaactccgaacaacatacccgggcaggtgaggttcgttagccgtggtaggcaattcacctaggagagcaaactccgaacaataaacccgggcaggttgggctcgtgagccgtcataggtaatacaccttggagagcaaactccgaacaataaacccgggcaggtggaggtcgttagcgaaagcagttcatctaggagagcaaactccgattataaAACCGGGCAGGtgaaggtcgttagcgtgagcagttcacttaggagagcaaactccgattacaaacccgggcaggtggaggtcgttagcgaaagcaattcatctaagagagcaaactccgattacaaacccgggcaggtggaggtcgttagcgaaagcagttcacctaggagagcaaactccggttacaaacccgggcaggtgaggttcgttagccgtggtaggcaattcacctaggagagcaaactccgaacaataaacccgggcaggttgggctcgtgagccgtcataggtaatacacctaggagagcaaactccgaacaataaacccgggcaggttgggctcgtgagccgtcatagcaattcacctaggagagcaaactccgaacaataaacccgggcaggttgggctcgtgagccgtcataggtaatacacctaggagagcaaactccgaacaataaacccgggcaggttgggctcgtgagccgtcataggcaattcacctaggagagcaaactccgaacaataaacccgggcaggtggagctcgtcagccgtggtaggcagtctgcctaggagagcaaactccgaacaataaacccgggcaggtggagctcggcagccgtggtaggcagtctgcctaggagagcaaactccgaacaataaacccgggcaggtggagctcgtcagccgtggtaggcagtctgcctaggagagcaaactccgaacaataaaccggggcttgtggtgctcgttagatgtcgtagacaatccacgtgatgggaacaccaatgtaaaggaaaataaaaaggaacaccagataaaggaaaatatagtaacaaaacatcaagaaaataaaataaaaaacacagatcatccaccttcaggccctaacatctccaacattatggatgagtcttttctggggagaaagaggctcatccagaccaaagaacataaaaaagggatgatatagaaaggaacaccaaaaaaatgggaaaaagagaaaaaaacatcacaaaagaaaagtaacaacaataacagaacaacgtcaagaaaagtaacatacaaagaaatatcatccaccattcggccccaaactaacatcaccaaaattatgggtgggtcttttctggggagaaagaggctcacccagaccaaagaacatcaaagagggatgatatagaaaagaacaccaaaaaattggggaaaaaagagcaaaaaaacatcgcaaaagaaaagtaacagcaataacagaacaacatcaagaaaagtaacatacaaagaaacatcatccaccattcggccccaaactaacatcaccttctgggaggaaagcggctcacccagaccaacgaacatcaacaagaggatgatatgaaataaaagaacatcaaaaaagaaaaacaacagcaaagaaaacaaagaaaaagataaagaaaagaaaaggaaaaagaaacaaaaagaaaaagaaaaacaccaaaataaaataaaacaaaaacaaaaaaattatccaaataaataaataaataaacaaatacagaatacagtaaaattaacgaactaactagctaattcaaactgtctaactattaaactacctatctaactaagggtATTATACAAGAgtactattggactacctattaactaactaactatcaaatcatctaacgatcgaacatgtatttgtctgactccttatctatttatctgcatggctatctatcattatgtttatctatccatttttttttttttttaggaagcagctcaagggcaaaagtagatgaataaataaaaaatccgcataaataaaaataagttctatctctatatcttttatttgtttatttgtttatcttatctGTTCATcttatatatttgtttacttatctattccgtcatcagtcatggtcagttctacctacacgtttccctgccacaatttttttttcattgtgtagtccttagttccagtccgaccttgagctggaagggaaggacggaggcagggaggcaagaagagggaggaagggagggaggggggaggtaggacagagtaataggaagaatttggattatatcggtttgccccccccccctccccctctgcagccaaaaaataaaacgaagaaaagcgccaagtaaaaaaaataaaataataaatggtagctaacaatgataaagagtttgctaaaaaaaaaaagggaaatcgatgaggtaaggacttggcagttttcttttctttctttttttttcaacacagaagacagaaagctcaagggccaaaataagaggatacagaaaaaaaagatcgctacgtcgctgcgccccaatctttatccttttgattatatatatatatatatatatatatatatatatatatatatatatatatatatatatatatatatatatatatatatatatatatatatatatatatatatataaatatataaatatatatatatatatacatatatatatatatatatatatagatatatatatatatatatatatatatatatatatatatatatatatattacagtaaGATTGTGAAACTAGGGATTTCGTGAAATCCCTAAAACTTTCAGGGAATTCGTGAAATTACTGTTTCACTTAGGGACTTCATGAAATTACTAAAATATCTAGGGATTTCATGTATTTACTGAAATGATACTACAGTTATTTCATGAAATCCCTGATGATAGTAAATACTTAATGAAATTACTAAAATATCTAGGGATTTCATGTATTTACTGAAATGATCCTACAGTTATTTCATGAAATCCCTGATGACAGTAAATACATAGAACAACAGAAGATTTGTTAATATGTGTTAATATGTGTTATGCCACACTTGCAGTCAAACTTTGGGTTAAAGCAGACACAATCAAAGTTAACACTGGCCTTTAATAGTAAGTTGTAACCCTCCACCACACAATAGCACACGTACACCTGTTCACTAGGCAGCGCATCATTATTTACACTGACAggtctagaagcaagttttcgaaccactgaagttccgattctagaagcaagttttcgaaccactgaagttccgattctagaagcaagttttcgaaccactgaagttccgattctagaagcaagttttcgaaccactgaagttccgattctagaagcaagttttcgaaccactgaagttccgagCATTCCCTCTCTAAGTTGAGAGTGGTTTGAAAGATCAAGTGGTTGGAGCACCCTGTACAGTTATTCACCACCACCTGCTCAAGGACTATCAGCCATGGCTGTACATTTTGTTTACTCATGACGATGCTTTGAGGTGACGAGGGTTTACAGTGAAACCAGTAAATACATGAAATCCCTAAATATTTTAGTAATTTCATGAAGTCCCTAAGTGAAACAGTAATTTCACGAATTCTCTGAAAGTTCTAGGGATTTCACGAAATCCCTAGTTTAGGTACTCATCTCCGCACCGTTGAATCTTTGAGCTTGTGGAAGGCAAGAACCTGTTATATAGTtaccggcaccatctgagagggtgtttagtaaggccggaaatttttacactcctaagcgagcaaaactcggcccgaaaaccttccgggcattaatgacgacaaaatgcaattatgatgtgaagtgtaaacttgtgaaaaaagtatctatatattttttgtataatttcaggagtatttttatttgcatctttgaaatctggaataggagtatttttatttttatttttatttttagattcaggaatataagtatttgtatttgtatttttagattcaggaataaaagtatttgtatttgtatttgtatttttggaatcccgaacaaaagtatttgtatttgtatttgtatttttggaatcccgaacaaaagtatttgtatttgtatttgtatttttgtaatcccgaacaaaagtatttgtatttgtatttgacttatataaaatcagtatttgatccaaccctgcacctgacccgtcatccgaaaaaccacaccgccttctaccgcaccagcgcactgcattccaccacctcacctccccccccaccaccccagacccccatatccctttcatattgtacattttcctttttttttctattatattccaaaagtgtatttgtaacgtgtatattttcagctttacagctgctatcatttaataaaccgtttattattattattattattattacacacacacacacacacacacacacacacacacacacacacacacactctatttaGGTCTGTTAACATTTATTTACGGCTAGTTACGTCAATGTTctgtttgtcacacacacacacacacacacacacacacacacacacacacacacacactatttaggTCTGTTTACATTTATTTACGGCTAGTTACGTCAATGTTctgtttgtcacacacacacacacacacacacacacacacacacactatttaggTCTGTTTACATTTATTTACGGCTACTTACGTCAATGTTTTgtttaagtcacacacacacacacacacacacacacacacacacacatgcacgtgatgccctccctccctacccccccttccctgcccttggtCGCGTCATCCAATCAAGTTTTAACAGGCACAGAATCTCTGGCTtgccaccacgagagagagagagagagagagagagagagaccacacacacacacacacacacgagagagacgaatcggattttcattgtttgtcacattcacggtacagaagaagtcacactaccaccaaggtcataaagctactcctggaaacgcccacaactcctacgaaagccttgtcaagtgtatgtgcttgggcgaggaaatgtttaagaatatgaacagacggagaacacacacttacagctttcctttcctttccccatcatctctttctgatctcctttcttttcttttttctacccccccccccccaacctttccttcttgtACTACATTCCGTCTCGCCCCAAGCCTTCAAATTAACACCCTCGCCACAAAAACATGAATTATACGAAGGAACAACATCGCAAATACTCGTCTGCTGTCCTGAGGTTTGTTATTGTAAAGAAAACTCCATTACCGTTGACTTTTCCGTTCTACCGCAAGGCATATAGATAACCTCAGgagtgtctcctctctctctctctctctctctctctctctctctctctctctctctctctctctctctctctctctctctctctctctctctctctctctctccttccatgcaTTTCGTAAAGCAATCACtgcgtaagaaggaggaggaggagggacatatgaaggaaggaggagggaaggagggaaatgaaggaaaaagaagggagttgataggtggtcttcagtacAGCATGAGGGTAGAGTTCGGAAgagtggcggtgactgaaaaattgccagcttgaaTGTAGCGGCGGCAGGGTTgctgatttaaatcatgatgatttaaatcactgatttaaatcaagatttaaatcaaaaattttttttttaaatcattgatttaaatcaatatttacttctgcccaaaccaacatggaatgtaaaggaaaaatataaaaacaaacacatacttacacctgctttatatattaCTAAGGTatagaacactaaaagcttccttttataatacaacaaaaatttccacattccattaaaaaaaaataactcaaagggttttacttgtaatgaactgtactcatttctgaggagtagaatattaaagcacttccttttttctttttttctttttttttcttttttacgtcgtggcctattgcgccggtaggcttcttcctggtggcatattcgccaagtctggaacacctcgtctccacgggaaattaggaccaatcacagcgcgcgctcagccaggccacgtattgccagctcgtgacgtcattacttaccatttatttacacagttttatcaaatatatgttaattatttcgtgacaacacacatattttcaacagttgagatgtttatactgatgttactgatgtctgacacattataacacagagcagaaacacataactgataactgtgacgagctaagttatctgggaacactgacggaatatcgtcccttgctcctcgggctgtgttaatttattttcaacggctgagatgtttctactgatgttattgatgtctgacatgctataacacagagctggaacacataactgataactgtgacgagctaagctatctgggaacactgacggaacatcatCCCTTGCACCTCGGGCCGtgctactttattttcaacagttgagatgtttctactgatgttattgatgtctgacatgctataacacagagctggaacacataactgataactatgacgagctaagctatctgggaacactgacggaacatcgtcccttgctcctcgcgccgtgttactttattttcaacagtagAGATGTTTctgctgatgttattgatgtctgacacattataacacagagctgaaacacataagtgataactgtgacgagctaagttgtctgtgggggcgtgagctggatacaaggggagcgtgattccgtctgccaaaaattgcatttttgcaagaaagacacccacccacccacccacacccattgcaataaataaataaatacacacatcgcaagaaatacacacacacacacacacacacacacacacacacacacacacacacacaggctaaccatggagaagtatatatccctaacctatccaaatgtaacaagcagtgatacattactgaacaaaattttgtatctttacctaaaataatttttgaccaatatcccatcattctgctctttacatgtatgccaagtggaaatactcccagttcaccatatatcatgtcattgctagtattcttatgaactcccaatgcctgttttaaaaaTTTCATATGCGAAggctctaactctctaactctgtaaaatccccaaatctctgaagcataggtcagtacgggcaacaccgtggtattaaatagttcagtttgcatgtcggctggcaagtcaaatttcctacactttcctatcagtgaatacattgcccgtgttgcctgttctttaagctccagctcgcctttacggaaccttcctttgtaattaaataacacaccaagatacttatagtcttccactacttcaatattttcacctccaaattcaaatttgtagttatcaatgttggctcttcctctactaaacatgactatttttgttttgttgcaattaagttgtagtttccactgattacagtacaaattcaaagcagtcaaggcttgttgcattccctcctcactatcacacacaataattgtatcatctgcatacattaataccaggagtttttggtatgaatttaagaaatcatcaccaaaatctacatTATTACAATTAATttcaagcaatttactttcaGTATCATTAATATGAAAAGCAAACAACAATGGCAACAAATTTTCTCCCTGCCctaccctgcattacatacaaaggtgtctgatgtctgttggttcagcatgacacaagacctgatattgtcatacatgtttctgattacagtaaatattttcccattcaccttttccttcaccaacttgcaccacaaaccttcacgccacaccatatcaaaagctttcttgaagtccacaaacacacaaaaaagcttcccttttcttcagttgaacaaatcaattatacatttaagcaaaaatatatgatccagtgtagagtaccaatgcctaaaacctgcttgtgtttcattaataataaacttagtatttgagtattcattaagtctctcgttaagtgttgaggtaagcagctttcccatacaactaagcaaagtgatcccccagAACTAAGTCTATATACTACCAAGTCGGGTTATGTGGATGACAAAAGTGAAAAACTTCTGCGCATCTTGTGAAAGGTGGCAACTCAGCGAACGCCGTGACGTCAGTGGTTCAGTCGTGGTTCAGCTGCCTGTGTGTACGGACGCGCTCTGGATAGTTGTGCGAGGGCATGTTTCGTAATTAATAAGTGATCATGTCTAAAAAATGTGCTGTTAAAGGGTGTGAAAATCGCTATAGACATAGGAAATCAAATTTGACTTTTCACCGCATCCCAAAAGACcctgaaataaggaagaaatgggtTCTGGCGTGTAAATATGATGATAGCCGCCGCCGCCATGACACCGACGCCAGAGTATGCTGCACGCACTTTGAGGAGTCTTCATATGAGCCCACCAGTTTAAAGTATACACTACTCAATATAGCAGTGCCAAAAAATCAACGACGACTTAAGGCTGGAGCTGTACCAACGATATTACTGCCACACCAACAAGgtgagtgttgatttttttttaagtgaattAGATTTGAATTTAAAGTTAGATTTGACGGTGCTGACTGGCATACCGTGGGCGGTGTAGGGATGTTATCATTATCCTTGATGGCACTTTGGGATGAAATATTGAGTTCCTGTAatgcagtggttctcaaactggggGTAATTACCCCCATGGGGGTAATGAAGCCGTTTCTGAGGGGTAATGAGGTATTTCTAAAATTAAAAATACTTTAGAGTAAAATTCAGTaaattgataaataataataaaaacatgtaaattaaagaaTTATTTAATGACTAACTAATATCGAACATATGCATTTTATGCAAGTTATACCAAAAATAAAATTGTTTTCTTCAATAAAAggctgaaagaaaatgggagtacCATGAGTTTTTGTGATGTAACCGAGCAAAACAGAGTGCAGAAGGTAAACAGGGTAAGTTTTACATCGTGCCTTACTCATGTTACAGATGATGAAGCCCAGAATGGTGCCACAGACAGCTGTGTGACCTCATCACCTCACACAGGTCAACATTTTGAGACCAAAGGTAAGTTAAGCTATTGCTTGCCCCCAATGTATTGCAAGTatatactatataaaaaaatcttgcaacaagagagagagagagagagagagagagagagagagagagagagagagagagagagagagagagagaattttaatgtCCATTAATGTGCTTTCATGAAATGATTTGTGCCTTACTCATGTTACAGATGATGCAGCCCAGAATGGTGCCACAGACAGCTGTGTGACCTCATCACCTCACACGGGTCAACATTTTGAGACCAAAGGTAAGTTAAGCTATTGCTTGTCCCCAATGTATTGCAAGTACATACTATATAAAAAATCTTGCAACAAATTAAAGAGAGAATATTGAATATTTTAATATCCACTGTTGTacccacataaaatgatttgtgCATTTCTCATGTTACAGATGGTGCAGCCCCGAATGATGCCACAACCAGCTTTGAGAATGACAGTGTAGGGGAGAATGAGCTCCACCTTCAGGTTCAGCAGCTGTTACAAGATAGAACATCATTACAAAGAATAGTTGCAGAAAGAGAAGCGAAGATAGTTGTTCTTCACAAGgcaaaatgaagaaggaaaaggagttgaaTGCTatggaaaggaaataggaaaactaCAAGACAGCTTACGGTGTTCTCAGGACAAAATATGCATAGCCAAGAAGAATCTTAGCCAAATGTTCTCACGCTCACAAATTGATCATATATTTGCTGAGAAAAATATTACTAATTGGAGTGAAGACGATATCAGCCGAGCACTAACTCTGAAAAGTTTAAGCCCAAAAGCTTACTTTTTTCTAAGAGAAAAATGGAACTTTCCCCTGCCATCTAAGTCAACATTAAATCGACATGCCAGGAAAATGGATGCGGAACCAGGAATTTTATTAGCTATTATGAATTTACTTAAATTCAAAGCAGAGGCTATGCCAGAGCGAGACCGAGTTTGTGCTCTATCTTTTGATGAATGTAGCATCTCAAAGGAATGGTCATATGACAAGGGTAAAGATATTCTCTATGGTCCCAAACAAAGTGCCCAGTGTGCAATGATCAGAGGATTATTTGCACCTTGAAACAACTTGTATTTTATGATTTTGACTCTCCCATGACAAAAGAAATTCTCTTAGATATCATTATTAATGTAGAATTTGCTGGATTTCCTGTTGTTGCAATTGTTAATGATCTTGGGCCCACCAATGTAAAACTCTGGAAATCATTAGGAGTCTCAACAGAAAATACCTGTTTTTCAAATCCAGCGAATTCAGAAAGGAAAATTTACATATTTGCAGATGCTCCTCACCTTATTAAATTAATAAGAAATAATTTTCTGGACTCTGGATTTCTTTTAGCAGATGGAAACAAGGTTAGTCATGATTGTGTAACCGAGATTATAGCACGAGCCAAACATGACTTGAAAATCACCCACCGCTTGTCTGATAAACACATTCATGTAACTGGGCCAAGCAGAATGAATGTCAAATTAGCAGTGCAGTTGCTTTCTGGAACTACTGCTAAAGCATTGAAATACTTTGGAGAAAAACAGTTATTAACTTCTATGAATTGGAAGTGCACAAGCGAATTCATTGAGCTGTCTAATGCTTGGTTTGATGTTTTTAACTCCAGAGTTTGGTATGATGCAAAAAGTAGCAGGAATGCCTATGGAACAGATATAAGCACGCAGGACATCATACTCTCTAGAATGACAGGCACTGTGGCAGCAATGAAAGTTTGTGGCAGCAACAAAATGTATCAATTCCAAAAAGGACTGATGATTTCATCTCAGTCCCTCCCCAAACTTTTTGACATGTTAAAAGAAATGTTTGGAATTTCGTATCTGCTAACTTGTAGGTTGAACCAGGATTGCCTAGAACATTTTTTTGCCATAATTCGGCAAATGAGATTTTTGAGATAATCATGTCGTGATCTGCGATAGTACTGGGAAGGCAATCAGAGgtaacaatactttcttttttgtttgtgattaggacatcaagtagtgtggcagactggggggtgacacgtgttggtttacttattacttggaataaaccgcaagcttcaattattttctgcaggttgctgttgttaactagaaggttatcgttaagatcgccgaacacatacatgggtttctttcttaggttaacgtgcttgaagacttccattagataatcatatgaggtagcgggggctttgggatgtctgtataagcatcctacaatgattgatggtagttttctgctttgaactgtgatccatatgttttcgattccagtacagggttcaacatctggtgtaatgatcttggagcttagattatccttagcataaagacacactccacctccgcggcccttatcgtatcgaaataaactgttacctggtattattattagtgagtcaggtgtttgttgATGAAGCCAAGTCTCACTAACACAGAGAATGTCAATATCACGGTCATATAATAGTAATTTTATTTCCTCGAAGCTAGATAGAAGAGATTGGGCATTGATGTGTTCTATGGAGAGACCGTCCTTAGCTTTACTATAATGTTCAACGGCAACGTCTTCTTCGCCAATGACCTATCCTCTGTAGAAGTTACATAGTCTATTTTTGTGGCCTAATTGGTAACATGTTGTGCACCGTATTTTATGGTCAAACCTGCATGTGTTTTGCGTGTGGTTTGTTTCCCTACAGTTGTAGCACGCTCCTCTTTTGCGTGGccatggttgcggtggtggtgatggtgtggagctctgggtgtgggggtgggggtggcttcTAGTCCATCCATGGGAGAGATGCTGTTGAGAGTTGTCATATCGGAGGTGGGAGGTCGGGTAGTGAGGGTTAGTGCCCCTCCTATCGTCAGGTGTGggaccaggtgttgtcaggttacTGTCCCGCCTTCCGTGACCCCCATgagggtaggggtgggggtggcgCGGAGGATTAAGGTCAATGTTCCCCCTTCCGTGGTTCCCAGCAGGGTGAGGATGGGGGTGGCGAGAAGGATTAGAGTGGTGGGCCTGGGCGGATGGGGGTGCGTAGGTgcgccgccccgcccttctccatCCGTCGCTGTCCACCTGGTGTGCtggtgaggtgggggtggggggtggccaGGTGTCCTCTGTGTTTGCTTGTTAGGATGTTTGTGGAGGTAGTGTGACTGGAGATGTTTTCTGAGATTTTCCTTGTTAATGTGTCCCTGGAGAGGCGTACACTGGCCAGCCATGGCACGAAGTAGTCTTGTGGCCCCTAGTCTGATAAGCATGGATCCTTGGTGCTGGCCATAAGCGTAGTAGCAATCCTCATCAATGTTACCATCCCCCAGCCTGAATAGCGGGTCAGGGTTTATAATgggtatttcattttcattacccCATTTTTGTAGGTGTTCATTGAAGTCATTTATTTTGGCCTGCAATGTATCACTCTGCAGGCTTGGCACCAGCTGACTAACATAGATGTCcatgttttcgtttttcgtttttaatTCACTGATCAAGGCTGCGAGGTTATCCAGGGCTACTGTGTACTCGGATCTTTCTAGAATGTCAAAAAGGCCAGCGTAGATTATGCAAGTGGCCGGAGACCAGGAGAGTTTTTCTTTCACCCAGCAGCTCATGAGATCATAGTTTGCCTCCCCTAATGTTCTCACACTCCAGCTGTCTGATAAATCCGATACCTGGATGTTGCTGAGATTGACGTCACCAAGAATTAGATGTTTTTTCACTGGAGAGTCATGATTAGGCTGTGTTGTCTGGTGCACATCACTTGTATTACCACTTGCCTGTGTGTTTTCACTCGCTTTTTCCTCCAGATCACTGATACGGTGGTTTAGGCTAGTTAGGCTCACCGTATTTCTGACCTCAGTATTAACGTCACTATGACCTCCTCTACTTATGATCCTTTCAAGTTTAGTTAGGCGTTCATCCAAATGATGGAAACAggtgttcattttctttatttcctcgtatGAGTGTTCGATTTCGTTGTTCATACTTTGCAGCATTCCGTACAGTTTATGTATTTCACACTCCAGTTTCTTGTGATTCACTGTAGGTTCTTGAGG
The Eriocheir sinensis breed Jianghai 21 unplaced genomic scaffold, ASM2467909v1 Scaffold195, whole genome shotgun sequence genome window above contains:
- the LOC126990744 gene encoding uncharacterized protein LOC126990744, producing MSKKCAVKGCENRYRHRKSNLTFHRIPKDPEIRKKWVLACKYDDSRRRHDTDARVCCTHFEESSYEPTSLKYTLLNIAVPKNQRRLKAGAVPTILLPHQQDDEAQNGATDSCVTSSPHTGQHFETKDDAAQNGATDSCVTSSPHTGQHFETKDGAAPNDATTSFENDSVGENELHLQVQQLLQDRTSLQRIVAEREAKIVVLHKAK